The genomic interval CAACATCGACCCCAAGAAGACCCTCTGGGCCGTCGTCTCGGACGAGCTGGACTACATCAACGTCGGCCAGGTCGAGATGCCCTCGCGCGCCTACGTCTCCGCGTTCGGCTTCAAGGGCCCGGACCAGCAGAAGCCGGCCGGCGTCCTGTCCGGTGGTGAGCGCAACCGCCTCAACCTGGCGCTGACGCTCAAGGAGGGCGGCAACCTGCTGCTCCTCGACGAGCCCACCAACGACCTCGACGTCGAGACGCTCTCCTCGCTGGAGAACGCCCTCCTGGAGTTCCCGGGCGCCGCTGTGGTCATCTCCCACGACCGCTGGTTCCTGGACCGCGTCGCCACGCACATCCTCGCCTACGAGGGTGACTCCAAGTGGTACTGGTTCGAGGGCAACTTCGAGTCGTACGAGAAGAACAAGGTCGAGCGGCTCGGCGCGGACGCGGCCCGCCCGCACCGTGCCACGTACAAGAAGCTCACGCGAGGCTGATCGTCTTGGCTCGTCACCTCTACAGCTGCCCCCTGCGCTGGTCGGACATGGACGCCTTCGGCCACGTCAACAACGTGGTCTTCCTCCGCTACCTGGAGGAGGCGCGCATCGACTTCATGTTCCGGCTGGCGCCCGGGGACGGCTCGCCGTCGTTCGCGGGCGGGTCCGTCGTGGCCCGTCACGAGATCGACTACGTACGGCCGCTGGTCCACCGGCACGAGCCGGTGACCGTCGAGTCGTGGGTCACGAAGATCGGCGCCGCGTCCCTGACGATCGCCTATGAGATCAAGGACGCCGACCAGGTGTACGTACGCGCCTCGACCGTCGTCGTGCCGTACGACCTGGCGGCGGAGCGGCCCCGGCGGATCTCCGCCGAGGAGAAGCTCTTCCTCCAGCAGTACCTGGCAGAGGAGCCCGCTGCGGCATGACCGTGCCCGTGCAGTCGCTGCGGTTCGCCGACGCGAGGGAGGCGGCGGATCTCGCCGCCTTCCTCGGCCGGCTGCTCCACTACGACCGGGCCGCCGCGGTCCGGTTGCAGGCGGGCGGCGGCGACGCACTGGCCGTGTTCGGCCGTCCGCCCTCCTTCGAGGTCCTCGCCATCCGCGCCGCCCGCCTGGCCCGCCCCGAGACGCTCGACGTCACGGTGTCGGCCGGGGAGCTGCTGGAAACCCTCGACGTGCCCGTCCCCGGCGACCCCACGGATCCCTCGGAGCCGGGCGCCGGTGCGCTGCCCGCCCCTGTCACCGGGCCGCCGTGGACCGGTGTCCTGCCGCCCCGGGGGCCCTGGCGGGAGCAGCCGGGACTGCCCGGGCCGGACGCCCTGCGCGCCGCCCTGGAGGCAGCCGTCACCGAGTTCCGCACCCGGGACGAGGCCCTGCCCGAGGAGCGGCGCACCCGTGCCGAGCGGGACGGCATCGGCCGCGAGATCTGGTCCCGGCCGGTCGGGGCCACGGACCTTCCGCTCCGGGCCGTCCACGCGGCCCAGTCCCTCGGCTTCCTCCGGGCCG from Streptomyces sp. CA-278952 carries:
- a CDS encoding acyl-CoA thioesterase codes for the protein MARHLYSCPLRWSDMDAFGHVNNVVFLRYLEEARIDFMFRLAPGDGSPSFAGGSVVARHEIDYVRPLVHRHEPVTVESWVTKIGAASLTIAYEIKDADQVYVRASTVVVPYDLAAERPRRISAEEKLFLQQYLAEEPAAA